TCTCCTCGTGCTCCTccggctttttttttttttttttccttttgatcTTTGGATTTGGCCATGCGGCGAGGCAGAGCACCGGTGAGGCAAGCGGAGGTGGTTCACGGCGGGGAGGCAAACGGATCTGGAGGTTCTAAGGAGATCAGATTCCGGGGCGTGAGGAAGAGGCCATGGGGAAGATTTGCTGCCGAGATCAGAGACCCTTGGAAGAAGACGCGTGTTTGGCTCGGCACCTTCGACTCGGCTGAGGAAGCTGCACGGGCGTATGACAGCGCCGCTCGCTCTCTCCGTGGCCCTAAGGCGAAGACGAACTTCCCTTTGCCCCCAAACGGCACTGTTTTTCCCGATTTCAACCCACAAAACCCTAATCAACCACAAATCATCAATAACCCTAACGACCCATTTATGGACTCCCGGTTTTACTCCGAGGAGCACCAAATAATTGCGCAGCAAAGGCCGACCTCCAGCGGTATGAGCAGCACCGTCGAGTCTTTTAGTGGGCCCAGGcagccgccgccgccgccgagACCGCTGCTCATGCAGCAGCAGAGGAGGCATCCGCGGTCTCCCCCAGTTGTTCCAGATGATTGTCACAGCGACTGTGATTCCTCCTCATCCGTGGTTGATGATGCCGAGTGTGACATAGCCTCCTCCTCTTGTAAAAAGCCCCTGCCTTTTGATCTTAACATGCCGCCGCCGCCGGTGGATGCCGCCGCTGACGCGGATGCTGATGTGGACGAGCTGGCTTGCACGGCGCTCCGGCTCTGAAGTGTTTTAGATGACGATCCCATCATTTGGAAAAAACTCATTTGGTTAAATTAccaaacttcttttttttttaacctttttttctttttatttgcgGAGAAAgccaggaaaaaaaaaaaacaggaaTGAAACAGAGCGAGAAGACTGCTCATAGACAGGGGTGAATGGACTAAGACGTTATAGAAACTTTAGAGTCTGTGTTCTATGAGTGTCTGTTGTTTGAAGAGAATTTacttgttttaaatttataaacctTAATGTTATTGATAATAGAGGTTATTCTGATGCAGATTTGGGTGTAGTCCTGTGGTGTTTTGGTCTCTAGATGATGTTCTTCTGAATGTTGCTACTCAAGTCTGTTGtgtgtattttacccttaagCGCAACTAGCTGTGTGAGTTAGTTGTGAACTGTTTAATCTCGACTTGGTGAAGTTCTGACCTATTGGTTTGCAACATCtagttttctttgttgtgatgtgaaaatttgaaattttgaatagaTGAATCTACTCTAGTAATTCCCGGACATGGTTTGTAGGCATTGCGGTGGTATCTGATCCTGCTATTTTGAGAGTACTGTTACTGGGGTAGCTTAACTTGAATTGCTTTTGCTACATCTTTGGGACGGGTACCTCGGATTGTAGGATACTTTGAAAGCTTATTTTCCATTGTTCATTAATCTGCATCTGCATTCTTTGTCTAGTCTGGTATCCTATCAAGTGTTGCGGGTAGACTTGGTTAAGTTTCTTGCTAGAAGAACTGCTTATGGAGAACACTGTGGtttattttacttgttttgGTCCGTTTGTTTGTACTAGGAAactcttcttttgttttaagtCATACTTGGAATTGTTAGTACCTTATGCTTTTGGACCTATGCTGTTTTGCCTTGGGATCTTGCATGGGGCTGTTTTCTTGGTCGAGAATCACTTGCATGTAGATTTTACGTGTTTCTTGTATCTCGGATAAGTAACTGATGTAGTTAGATACATTAGTCAGTAGTCATCAGTATGCGGTTGTATCCTCGACTCCATAGATCACCACGTGTGTGTTTTACGTGTTCTTTGACATGTCCAATTGACACGATAAGATTCTGTCAATGATtgtt
This genomic window from Sesamum indicum cultivar Zhongzhi No. 13 linkage group LG12, S_indicum_v1.0, whole genome shotgun sequence contains:
- the LOC105174898 gene encoding ethylene-responsive transcription factor 3-like translates to MRRGRAPVRQAEVVHGGEANGSGGSKEIRFRGVRKRPWGRFAAEIRDPWKKTRVWLGTFDSAEEAARAYDSAARSLRGPKAKTNFPLPPNGTVFPDFNPQNPNQPQIINNPNDPFMDSRFYSEEHQIIAQQRPTSSGMSSTVESFSGPRQPPPPPRPLLMQQQRRHPRSPPVVPDDCHSDCDSSSSVVDDAECDIASSSCKKPLPFDLNMPPPPVDAAADADADVDELACTALRL